The following are from one region of the Quercus robur chromosome 1, dhQueRobu3.1, whole genome shotgun sequence genome:
- the LOC126688797 gene encoding protein DAMAGED DNA-BINDING 2: protein MAPQTRRTTFPNVVIERDTDSEPSSSDEEEEEDHEEVEEEGKVVYNKNEERMEESLEAKKKGKTPITISLKKVCKVCKKVGHEAGFKGATYIDCPMKPCFLCKMPGHTTMACPHRVATEYGVIPAPRRNTRNPLEYVFERQFRPGVLRIKPAFVIPDEVTCAVIRYHSRRITCLEFHPTSNNLLLSGDKKGQVGVWDFGKVHEKMVYGNIHSCIVNNMRFNPTNDDSVYAASSDGTISCTDLETGISLSLMNLNPDGWQGPSSWRMLYGMDINSEKNLVLVADNFGFLYLVDTRSNNKTGEAILIHKKGSKVVGLHCNPVQPELLLSCGNDHFARIWDLRRMEAGSSLYDLAHKRVVNSAYFSPLSGSKILTTSQDNRLRIWDSIFGDLDSPSREIVHSHDFNRHLTPFKAEWDPKDPSESLAVIGRYISENYNGAALHPIDFIDITTGQLVAEVMDPNITTITPVNKLHPRDDVLASGSSRSLFIWRPKEKSELVEQKVERKIVICDRAEKKRSRKYGNKSDDSDDDKFTSKGKKLKSNKPEWKLTRCSGKVKR, encoded by the exons ATGGCCCCACAAACCAGAAGAACGACATTTCCCAACGTGGTCATTGAGAGAGACACTGACTCTGAACCCAGTTcgtcagatgaagaagaagaagaagatcatgaagaagtagaagaagaaggaaaagttgtgtataacaaaaatgaagagagaatgGAGGAATCGTTGGAAGcgaagaagaaagggaaaacACCCATTACTATTAGTCTCAAGAAAGTTTGCAAA GTTTGTAAAAAAGTGGGTCATGAAGCGGGATTCAAGGGGGCTACGTATATAGACTGCCCCATGAAACCTTGCTTTCTCTGCAAAATGCCTG gtcacacTACAATGGCTTGCCCGCATCGAGTGGCTACTGAGTATGGGGTCATCCCTGCACCCCGCAGAAATACCCGTAATCCATTGGAATATGTCTTTGAGCGCCAGTTCAGACCAGGTGTTCTTCGG ATCAAACCAGCTTTTGTAATCCCAGATGAGGTGACTTGTGCGGTTATCAGATATCATAGTAGACGTATAACGTGCTTGGAGTTCCATCCAACAAGCAATAACCTCCTTTTATCTGGAGATAAG AAAGGGCAAGTTGGAGTTTGGGATTTTGGTAAAGTTCATGAAAAGATGGTCTATGGAAATATTCACTCTTGCATAGTGAATAATATGAG GTTCAATCCTACAAATGATGATTCAGTATATGCTGCATCCTCAGATGGAACCATTAGTTGCACTGACTTGGAGACTGGAATTTCATTATCTTTGATGAATCTCAATCCTGATGGGTGGCAG GGTCCAAGCAGCTGGAGGATGCTCTATGGCATGGATATCAACTCAGAGAAAAATCTTGTGCTGGTTGCTGATAACTTCGGTTTTCTCTACTT GGTGGATACTCGCTCAAACAACAAAACTGGGGAGGCAATTTTGATCCATAAGAAAGGTAGCAAGGTGGTTGGACTCCACTGCAATCCTGTTCAACCAGAGCTTCTTTTGAGCTGTGGAAATGATCATTTT GCTCGTATATGGGATTTGCGTCGAATGGAAGCTGGATCTTCCCTCTATGACCTTGCACACAAACGAGTTGTTAACTCAGCATATTTCTCTCCACTGTCGGGCAGCAAAATCCTGACCACATCACAGGACAATCGTCTTCGTATATGGGATTCTATATTTGGTGATTTGGACTCCCCAAGCCGAGAAATAGTGCATAGTCATGATTTTAATCGACATTTGACTCCTTTTAAAGCAGAATGGGATCCAAAG GACCCTTCGGAGTCCCTTGCAGTTATTGGTCGTTACATTAGTGAAAATTATAATGGAGCTGCCTTACATCCCATTGATTTCATAGACATCACCACGGGACAACTAGTTGCTGAGGTCATGGATCCAAACATCACAACTATTACTCCTGTGAACAAGCTGCATCCACGTGATGATGTTTTGGCCTCTGGTAGTTCAAG GTCACTTTTCATTTGGAGGCCGAAGGAGAAGTCTGAGCTTGTGGAACAGAAGGTTGAAAGGAAGATAGTTATTTGCGATAGAGCCGAGAAGAAACGAAGTCGTAAGTATGGGAATAAAAGTGATGATTCTGATGATGACAAATTCACCTCCAAGGGTAAGAAGTTGAAGTCCAATAAACCTGAATGGAAATTAACTCGCTGTTCTGGCAAGGTCAAACGCTAA